One genomic window of Thermococcus indicus includes the following:
- a CDS encoding exosome complex RNA-binding protein Csl4: protein MDEKNGAKSGDIVLPGDYLGVIEEYFPGEGVKEENGELYAVRAGKVVIDQDRMEISVEPVTDTPPLPQVGDVVIANVIEVKPQAAIVQLIKIEGREDDREIATSKLAGIHISQVRDGYVEGMSTEFKVGDIVRARVIANEKSPIQLSTKGPDLGVVYALCSRCRTPLVRRGDRLICPRCGSVETRKLSTLYRKMRV from the coding sequence ATGGACGAAAAGAACGGCGCAAAAAGCGGTGATATCGTTCTTCCCGGTGACTACCTCGGCGTCATCGAGGAGTACTTCCCAGGAGAAGGGGTTAAGGAAGAGAACGGCGAGCTCTACGCCGTGAGAGCGGGGAAGGTTGTAATCGACCAGGACAGGATGGAAATCAGCGTTGAACCCGTCACCGACACCCCACCCCTGCCGCAGGTGGGTGACGTGGTCATAGCGAACGTCATAGAGGTCAAGCCGCAGGCGGCGATAGTCCAGCTCATTAAAATCGAAGGAAGGGAGGATGACAGGGAGATAGCCACCTCGAAGCTCGCCGGAATCCATATATCCCAGGTCAGGGACGGCTACGTTGAGGGCATGTCCACGGAGTTCAAGGTCGGCGACATCGTGAGGGCCAGGGTTATAGCGAACGAGAAGAGTCCCATACAGCTCTCCACCAAAGGGCCTGACCTCGGCGTGGTCTATGCCCTCTGCTCCCGCTGCAGGACCCCCCTGGTGAGGCGCGGCGACAGGCTTATCTGCCCGCGCTGCGGAAGCGTCGAGACGAGGAAGCTCTCCACCCTTTACAGGAAGATGAGGGTGTGA
- a CDS encoding DNA-directed RNA polymerase subunit L — protein MKIEVIKREENVLEFYLEGEDHTFANLLNEVLHENKHVTFAGYTIEHPVLMARKPKFRIVTDGKVTPEKALEEAAQKVFDRARAVLDAWKAAIGE, from the coding sequence ATGAAGATTGAGGTCATCAAGCGTGAGGAAAACGTCCTTGAGTTCTACCTTGAGGGGGAGGATCACACCTTCGCCAACCTGCTCAACGAGGTGCTCCACGAGAACAAGCACGTGACCTTCGCGGGCTACACCATCGAGCACCCGGTTCTCATGGCGAGGAAGCCCAAGTTCCGCATCGTTACCGACGGCAAGGTTACCCCCGAGAAGGCCCTTGAGGAGGCCGCACAGAAGGTGTTCGACAGGGCCAGGGCGGTTCTGGATGCCTGGAAGGCCGCTATAGGCGAGTGA
- a CDS encoding sugar phosphate isomerase/epimerase family protein, with amino-acid sequence MEIGITVYPHFVTKDKTLASVLADVKIKNYDFVSIFPHTLGLIKNGVVVEKKLKNIETTLRGVGIDYIVRMPTSVNLRDHIYYTRHFRVARAVADVAIKLGAKVIVMQSGRTGRLDLEIEALQQLADMVGPFGIKIALENTFSVKDTLYVVENVDRKNVGFALDVAHAFLSAQGDADKLLEDVKLGTDKTIILMIHDNFGKLFPQVEPEDALAYGVGDLHLLPGEGSIPFGKVLKLFGDVPLLLKVKDPEKFMKVPTKQGLIELLTSL; translated from the coding sequence ATGGAGATAGGAATTACGGTCTATCCGCATTTCGTCACGAAGGACAAGACCCTCGCGTCGGTGCTCGCGGACGTCAAGATAAAGAACTACGACTTCGTCTCGATATTCCCCCACACGCTCGGCCTCATAAAGAACGGCGTCGTTGTTGAGAAAAAGCTCAAAAACATCGAGACGACCCTGAGGGGCGTCGGAATCGACTACATCGTCAGGATGCCCACCTCCGTCAACCTCCGCGATCACATCTACTACACCCGTCACTTCCGCGTCGCAAGGGCAGTCGCCGACGTCGCGATAAAGCTGGGCGCCAAGGTCATCGTCATGCAGAGCGGAAGGACCGGACGGCTCGACCTCGAAATAGAGGCCCTCCAGCAGCTTGCGGATATGGTGGGTCCGTTCGGGATAAAGATAGCCCTCGAGAACACCTTCAGCGTCAAGGACACGCTCTACGTCGTCGAGAACGTGGACAGGAAAAACGTCGGCTTCGCCCTCGACGTCGCCCACGCCTTCCTCAGCGCCCAGGGTGACGCGGACAAGCTGCTCGAGGACGTCAAGCTCGGAACTGATAAAACTATTATCCTCATGATACACGACAACTTCGGAAAGCTCTTCCCCCAGGTGGAGCCCGAGGATGCCCTCGCCTACGGTGTCGGCGACCTTCACCTTCTCCCCGGCGAGGGAAGCATACCATTCGGAAAGGTTCTCAAGCTGTTTGGCGACGTCCCCCTGCTCCTCAAGGTCAAGGACCCCGAGAAGTTCATGAAGGTCCCGACGAAGCAGGGGTTGATAGAGCTGCTGACGAGCCTGTGA
- a CDS encoding ribonuclease III family protein — translation MRYERNFTDKGLSKFGDSLVNFVFSLALSEYLGRPTGERVPNASLTIALELAGLRHVIPPRTDKHGKGDIAEAIFAYAWLEGKITVEEAVEILRENFTEDVTHFSRRKEAIGRAFAEVFKVIGERLGL, via the coding sequence TTGAGGTACGAGAGAAACTTCACGGACAAGGGACTTTCAAAGTTCGGGGACTCACTGGTCAACTTCGTCTTCTCACTCGCTTTGAGCGAGTACCTGGGCAGGCCCACCGGGGAGAGGGTCCCCAACGCGTCTCTCACGATAGCCCTCGAGCTGGCGGGACTTAGGCACGTGATTCCGCCAAGGACCGACAAGCACGGTAAGGGCGACATAGCCGAAGCTATTTTCGCCTACGCGTGGCTCGAGGGCAAGATAACTGTGGAGGAAGCCGTCGAGATTTTGAGGGAGAACTTCACCGAGGACGTTACGCACTTCTCAAGAAGAAAGGAAGCGATAGGGAGGGCCTTCGCGGAGGTTTTTAAGGTAATAGGGGAGAGGTTGGGGCTGTGA
- a CDS encoding energy-coupling factor ABC transporter ATP-binding protein, which produces MNVISVEGLGFRYRRAERHSLKDVSFTVKRGELLGIIGPSGSGKSTLCLTLNGIIPNSIKGEFEGDVVITDPRTGEEYNTKETPVPTLSAVVGLVLQNPESQLFNMTVEEIAFGLENLGLERNEILRRLRWALEVTGLRGLEGEFPPNLSGGQQQRLAIAAVLAMEPSIIVLDEPTSQLDPVGRREVLGLVSLLNREHGITVVLVEHHTDYILRYADRVIVMDRGEIVLQGTPEEVAEEVDTLRKLGVKLPPALEISHELKRRGVIDETVLTPEAFLRLIGRSSD; this is translated from the coding sequence ATGAACGTAATCAGTGTTGAGGGCCTTGGCTTCAGGTACCGTCGGGCGGAGAGGCATTCCCTGAAGGACGTCAGCTTCACGGTAAAGCGGGGGGAGCTCCTCGGGATAATCGGCCCGAGCGGGAGCGGAAAGTCCACCCTCTGCCTCACCCTCAACGGAATAATTCCCAACTCTATAAAGGGGGAGTTCGAGGGCGATGTGGTTATTACCGACCCAAGGACGGGGGAGGAGTACAACACGAAGGAAACCCCCGTCCCAACGCTTTCCGCGGTCGTCGGTCTCGTCCTCCAGAACCCCGAGAGCCAGCTCTTCAACATGACCGTGGAGGAGATAGCCTTCGGTCTGGAGAACCTGGGACTCGAGCGGAATGAGATACTAAGAAGGCTCCGGTGGGCCCTTGAGGTCACCGGCCTGAGAGGCCTTGAGGGGGAGTTCCCACCGAACCTGAGCGGCGGTCAGCAGCAGAGGCTCGCTATAGCGGCCGTTCTTGCGATGGAGCCGTCGATAATAGTCCTCGACGAGCCGACGAGCCAGCTTGACCCCGTGGGGAGGAGGGAGGTCCTGGGCCTTGTGTCGCTTCTCAACAGGGAGCACGGTATAACCGTCGTCCTCGTGGAGCATCATACCGACTACATTCTTCGCTACGCAGACAGGGTTATAGTCATGGACCGCGGTGAGATAGTCCTGCAGGGGACCCCCGAGGAGGTGGCGGAGGAGGTTGATACCCTCAGAAAGCTCGGGGTGAAGCTTCCGCCGGCCCTTGAGATCTCCCACGAGCTGAAGAGAAGGGGTGTTATCGATGAAACCGTCCTCACTCCGGAGGCTTTCCTTCGCCTGATAGGACGCTCATCAGACTGA
- a CDS encoding lysyl aminopeptidase, translated as MVDIELLRKVVEAPGVSGYEFLGIRDVVFEALKDHVDEIHVDKLGNVIAHKKGNGPRVMIAAHMDKIGVMVNHIDKEGYLHVVPVGGVDPRTLVAQRIRFFTEKGERFGVVGHIPPHLQKPEDRKKAADWDTIVVDVGADSREEAEEMGFRVGTVGEFAPAFVQLNENRIATPYLDDRVCLYAMIEAARRVENHEADIYFVASVQEEVGLRGARVASYAIDPEIGIAMDVTFAKQVGDKGKIVPKLGGGPVMDVGPNINPKVRAFADEVAKKYGIELQVEASPRPTGTDANIMQINREGVATAVLSIPIRYMHSQVETADLRDIDKTIEFAKHFLEELREMDLTP; from the coding sequence ATGGTGGACATTGAGCTGCTCAGGAAAGTGGTGGAGGCGCCGGGAGTTTCTGGCTACGAGTTCCTTGGAATAAGGGACGTCGTTTTTGAGGCCCTGAAGGACCACGTGGACGAGATACACGTTGACAAGCTCGGCAACGTCATCGCCCACAAGAAGGGCAACGGGCCGAGGGTGATGATTGCTGCGCATATGGACAAGATAGGCGTCATGGTCAACCACATAGACAAGGAGGGCTACCTCCACGTCGTTCCCGTTGGAGGAGTCGACCCCAGAACCCTCGTCGCCCAGAGGATAAGGTTCTTCACCGAGAAGGGCGAGCGCTTTGGAGTCGTCGGCCACATACCGCCCCACCTCCAGAAGCCGGAGGACAGGAAGAAGGCCGCCGACTGGGACACCATCGTTGTGGACGTTGGTGCCGATAGCAGGGAGGAAGCCGAGGAGATGGGCTTCCGCGTTGGAACCGTCGGCGAGTTCGCTCCGGCCTTCGTTCAGCTCAACGAGAACAGGATTGCCACACCGTATCTCGATGACCGCGTCTGCCTCTACGCCATGATAGAGGCCGCCAGAAGGGTTGAGAACCACGAGGCTGATATCTACTTCGTTGCCTCCGTCCAGGAGGAGGTTGGCCTGAGGGGTGCCAGGGTTGCCAGCTACGCCATCGACCCGGAGATAGGCATAGCGATGGACGTCACCTTCGCCAAGCAGGTCGGCGACAAGGGCAAAATCGTGCCAAAGCTCGGCGGCGGCCCGGTCATGGACGTCGGCCCGAACATCAACCCCAAGGTTCGCGCCTTCGCCGATGAGGTTGCCAAGAAGTACGGCATAGAGCTCCAGGTCGAGGCCAGCCCGAGGCCGACCGGGACGGACGCCAACATAATGCAGATCAACCGGGAGGGCGTTGCAACGGCCGTCCTCAGCATACCGATACGCTACATGCACAGCCAGGTCGAGACGGCCGACCTGAGGGACATAGACAAAACCATCGAGTTCGCGAAGCACTTCCTCGAGGAGCTTCGCGAGATGGACCTCACTCCGTGA
- the uppS gene encoding polyprenyl diphosphate synthase: MLSRLLSHVPHIIFKPAYDMYEDYLLERVKGGRIPNHVAIIMDGNRRWARKLEKPPWYGHLFGSQKLEEILEWCRELGIRTLTVYAFSTENFKRTPDEVNALMGLFEEKFKELLTDERVHKYGIRVNVLGRRELLPENVRKAAEEAERATRKYSNYTLNIALAYGGRSEIADAVKDIVRDALAGKIKPEDVDEELIKEYLYYPNMSDPDIVIRTGGEERISNFLLYQIAYSELFFVDVYFPEFRKIDFLRIIREYQKRQRRFGR, from the coding sequence ATGCTTTCCCGTCTTCTTTCCCACGTTCCCCACATCATTTTCAAGCCCGCCTACGACATGTACGAGGACTACCTCCTCGAGCGGGTTAAGGGGGGCCGCATACCCAACCACGTGGCCATAATAATGGATGGAAACAGGCGCTGGGCCAGGAAGCTCGAGAAGCCGCCATGGTACGGCCACCTTTTCGGCTCCCAGAAGCTCGAGGAGATACTCGAGTGGTGCCGTGAGCTGGGTATAAGGACGCTCACAGTTTACGCATTCTCCACCGAGAACTTCAAGAGAACTCCCGATGAAGTGAACGCCCTCATGGGGCTCTTTGAAGAGAAGTTCAAGGAACTCCTCACCGACGAGAGGGTGCACAAGTACGGCATCCGGGTTAACGTCCTGGGCAGGAGGGAACTCCTACCTGAGAACGTCAGGAAAGCCGCGGAGGAGGCGGAGAGGGCCACCAGAAAGTACTCCAACTACACGCTGAACATAGCCCTCGCCTACGGGGGAAGGAGCGAGATAGCCGATGCGGTTAAGGACATCGTGAGGGACGCTCTGGCGGGAAAGATAAAGCCGGAGGACGTCGATGAGGAGCTCATAAAGGAGTACCTCTATTATCCGAACATGTCCGACCCCGACATCGTCATAAGAACCGGTGGAGAGGAGAGGATAAGCAACTTCCTCCTGTATCAAATCGCCTACAGTGAACTGTTCTTCGTCGATGTGTACTTCCCGGAGTTCAGGAAGATTGACTTCCTCAGAATAATACGCGAGTATCAAAAGCGCCAGAGGCGCTTTGGGAGGTAG
- a CDS encoding gamma carbonic anhydrase family protein, with protein MAIYELDGKRPKIHETAFVDESASVIGDVVLEEKTSVWPSAVLRGDIEQIYIGCCSNVQDNVSIHTSHGQPTIIGKYVTIGHNAVVHGAEVGDYTIIGMGAIVLDGAKIGKHVVIGAGALVPPGKKIPDYSLVVGVPGKVVRQLSEEEIEWTKKNAEIYMELAEKHLGSRKKIE; from the coding sequence ATGGCGATTTACGAACTCGATGGAAAGAGGCCTAAAATTCATGAGACCGCATTCGTCGATGAGAGTGCCTCCGTCATAGGAGACGTCGTCCTTGAGGAGAAGACCAGCGTCTGGCCGAGCGCTGTTCTGAGGGGAGACATAGAGCAGATTTACATCGGCTGCTGCTCCAACGTCCAGGACAACGTCAGCATACACACCTCCCACGGCCAGCCGACGATAATCGGAAAGTACGTCACCATCGGCCACAACGCCGTCGTGCACGGTGCCGAGGTGGGAGACTACACCATCATAGGAATGGGGGCAATAGTCCTTGACGGCGCCAAGATAGGCAAGCACGTCGTCATAGGCGCCGGTGCCCTCGTCCCGCCCGGCAAGAAGATACCCGACTACAGCCTCGTCGTCGGCGTTCCAGGAAAGGTCGTTAGGCAGCTCAGCGAAGAGGAGATCGAGTGGACGAAGAAGAACGCCGAGATATACATGGAACTGGCGGAGAAGCACCTCGGGTCAAGGAAGAAGATCGAGTGA
- a CDS encoding Ig-like domain-containing protein, with translation MKLRGVLIIILLTAMLPFLPPTSAQSPLVIVPLNSDFSGVPGDTIIIPFRLENLGNQTLENVSVYITGPAEGFLYQSKVIREPIEPNQTYQDTLSVKILNADTGRYTLKLVARTGNTYSEAPIEVKVRLVVDYSLYVISEERYIYGHDVPLKLKAVTGANGVLTGRIGYHLSHNGHVIKNVSLVTYIRPDDPWEQEILLPKPGIGEYTLTLWANFSGVFKEVSKTFIVYQRNLTYRAFYRDGSINVEVYGEDGKGVRGIPVSINGTVLTTDENGRVIYAVSTPGTYRITLNLDGRIAHTTVNVNSLQMTLFQNKTRILVTVTDTKGNPLANVTVVAVGPKGTDYRVTDASGIAVVNLEITGYGTIMIRATSSRYLGTSANLKVAEPEKPSAPTTTSSSSPTTTTPQPPTTTIPSKPPRDYGPLAAILLIAGVILAGSSYMAFFRPTILEETLDRYYFVKVKAPRLNGVDNFRFERSVNAVEVRATKGRAKIEDGRVVWEIEHLEPEEEAYLQVILG, from the coding sequence GTGAAACTTAGGGGAGTCCTGATTATAATCCTGCTCACCGCGATGCTTCCGTTTCTGCCTCCCACAAGCGCCCAGTCGCCCCTCGTAATCGTGCCGCTGAACAGCGATTTCTCCGGGGTTCCAGGGGACACCATAATAATCCCCTTCAGGCTGGAGAACCTCGGGAACCAGACCCTCGAAAACGTCAGCGTTTACATCACCGGGCCCGCCGAAGGATTCCTCTACCAGAGCAAGGTCATCAGAGAGCCTATAGAACCGAACCAGACTTACCAGGACACGCTCTCCGTGAAGATACTGAACGCGGACACCGGGAGGTACACCCTGAAGCTGGTAGCGAGGACGGGAAACACGTACAGCGAGGCTCCAATCGAGGTTAAAGTCAGGCTCGTGGTGGACTATTCCCTGTACGTCATCTCCGAGGAGAGGTACATATACGGTCATGATGTTCCGCTGAAACTTAAGGCCGTTACAGGGGCGAACGGCGTGCTGACCGGAAGGATCGGGTACCACCTGAGCCACAACGGGCATGTAATTAAGAACGTCAGCCTGGTGACGTACATCAGGCCAGACGACCCGTGGGAGCAGGAGATACTCCTTCCAAAGCCTGGAATCGGGGAATACACCCTGACCCTGTGGGCAAACTTTAGCGGAGTTTTCAAAGAGGTTTCCAAGACGTTCATTGTATACCAGAGGAACCTCACCTACCGGGCGTTTTACAGGGACGGTTCAATAAACGTGGAGGTTTATGGGGAGGATGGAAAGGGTGTGAGGGGAATCCCCGTCAGCATCAACGGTACGGTGCTCACGACCGATGAAAACGGCAGGGTGATTTACGCAGTATCCACCCCCGGAACTTATCGAATAACCCTGAATCTGGATGGGAGAATAGCCCACACTACTGTCAATGTGAACTCCCTGCAGATGACCCTCTTCCAGAATAAAACCAGAATCTTAGTCACAGTCACCGACACGAAAGGCAATCCACTAGCCAATGTAACCGTCGTGGCCGTTGGGCCGAAGGGGACGGATTACAGGGTAACCGACGCATCCGGAATCGCGGTGGTTAACCTAGAAATCACCGGGTATGGAACGATCATGATTCGGGCCACGAGCAGCAGGTATCTGGGCACGTCCGCCAATCTCAAAGTTGCCGAACCGGAAAAGCCTTCCGCGCCGACCACAACGTCCAGCTCGAGCCCAACGACCACCACACCCCAACCACCCACGACCACCATCCCATCAAAGCCTCCGAGGGACTACGGCCCGCTGGCGGCTATACTTCTGATTGCAGGTGTGATTCTGGCAGGAAGTTCGTACATGGCATTCTTCAGGCCAACGATTCTGGAGGAGACCCTCGACAGATACTACTTCGTCAAGGTGAAGGCGCCCAGGCTGAATGGCGTTGATAACTTCAGGTTCGAGAGGAGCGTCAACGCAGTGGAGGTCAGGGCAACGAAGGGCAGGGCTAAAATAGAAGACGGGAGGGTTGTATGGGAGATAGAGCATCTGGAGCCGGAGGAGGAGGCCTACCTGCAGGTCATCCTCGGCTGA
- a CDS encoding threonine--tRNA ligase, which translates to MRMLLIHSDYLEYEVKDRALKNPEPISEEQKKGRLDEVLAVFMSVEKADETNPDEVVEKAVIEIKDVASQVKADRIFVYPFAHLSSELAKPDVALKVLQRIEERLRQEGFEVKRAPFGYYKAFRLSCKGHPLAELSRTIVPSGETVSKEERNIALEKEEELKSYWYVLTPEGELVEVEKFDFTGHENLRKFANYEISKNRIADREPPHVRLMLEHELVDYEPGSDGGNLRYYPKGRLIKGLLEQYVTEKVIEYGAMEVETPIMYDFEHPALEKYLNRFPARQYVVKSGDKKFFLRFAACFGQFLIKKDATISYRNLPLRMYELTRYSFRREKSGELSGLRRLRAFTMPDMHTVARDLKQAMDEFKKQYKLSMEVLRGVGLTPDDYEVAIRFTEDFWKENRDFVVELARIIGKPVLIEMWKQRFFYFILKFEFNFVDNLDKAAALSTVQIDVENAERFGITYYNEEGKEEHPLILHCSPSGAIERVMYAILEKQAKLQAKGTKPAFPLWLSPIQVRVVPVSEEVMDYALYVAGKLEGARIRVDVDDTGDRLNKKIRKAEKEWIPYVIVVGRNEKEQGTVTVRRRSDGRQVEMQLEDLIKEIKGQVEGFPYRPRPLPLLLSRRPRFRG; encoded by the coding sequence ATGAGAATGCTTCTGATACACAGCGACTATCTGGAGTATGAGGTCAAAGACAGGGCCCTTAAGAACCCGGAGCCGATAAGTGAAGAACAGAAGAAGGGAAGGCTCGACGAGGTTCTGGCGGTTTTCATGAGCGTTGAGAAGGCCGACGAGACCAACCCCGACGAGGTCGTTGAGAAGGCAGTTATTGAGATTAAGGACGTTGCATCACAGGTAAAGGCTGACAGGATATTCGTTTATCCCTTCGCCCACCTGAGCAGCGAACTGGCAAAGCCAGATGTCGCACTCAAGGTTCTCCAGAGGATCGAAGAGAGGCTCAGGCAGGAGGGCTTTGAGGTCAAGCGCGCGCCCTTCGGCTACTACAAGGCCTTCAGGCTGAGCTGCAAGGGCCACCCGCTGGCGGAGCTCAGCAGGACGATAGTGCCGAGCGGCGAGACCGTCAGCAAGGAGGAGCGCAACATAGCCCTTGAGAAGGAGGAGGAGCTGAAGAGCTACTGGTACGTGCTCACGCCGGAGGGTGAGCTGGTCGAGGTCGAGAAGTTCGACTTCACCGGGCACGAGAACCTCAGGAAGTTCGCCAACTACGAGATAAGCAAGAACAGGATAGCCGACAGGGAGCCGCCCCACGTCAGGCTCATGCTCGAGCACGAGCTGGTTGATTACGAACCGGGAAGCGACGGAGGCAACCTCCGCTACTATCCGAAGGGACGCCTGATAAAGGGTCTCCTTGAGCAGTACGTCACCGAGAAGGTCATAGAGTACGGCGCCATGGAGGTCGAGACCCCGATTATGTACGACTTCGAGCACCCGGCGCTCGAGAAGTACCTCAACCGCTTCCCGGCGAGGCAGTACGTCGTCAAGAGCGGCGACAAGAAGTTCTTCCTCCGCTTCGCTGCCTGCTTCGGCCAGTTCCTCATAAAGAAGGACGCCACGATAAGCTACCGCAACCTGCCGCTCAGGATGTACGAGCTCACCCGCTACTCGTTCAGGCGCGAGAAGAGCGGCGAGCTTTCAGGCCTCAGGAGGCTCAGGGCCTTCACGATGCCCGATATGCACACCGTTGCGAGGGACCTGAAACAGGCCATGGACGAGTTCAAGAAGCAGTACAAGCTCAGCATGGAAGTGCTTAGGGGTGTTGGCCTCACCCCGGACGACTACGAGGTTGCCATAAGGTTCACCGAGGACTTCTGGAAGGAGAACAGGGACTTCGTCGTTGAGCTGGCGAGGATAATCGGCAAGCCGGTCCTCATCGAGATGTGGAAGCAGAGGTTCTTCTACTTCATACTCAAGTTCGAGTTCAACTTCGTGGACAACCTCGACAAGGCTGCGGCTCTGAGCACCGTCCAGATCGATGTCGAGAACGCCGAGCGCTTCGGCATAACCTACTACAACGAGGAAGGCAAGGAGGAGCACCCGCTCATACTCCACTGCTCGCCCAGCGGTGCCATTGAGCGCGTTATGTACGCCATCCTTGAGAAGCAGGCGAAGCTTCAGGCGAAGGGTACCAAGCCGGCCTTCCCGCTCTGGCTCAGCCCGATACAGGTCCGTGTTGTCCCGGTCAGTGAGGAGGTCATGGACTACGCGCTCTACGTGGCCGGGAAGCTTGAGGGGGCCAGGATCCGCGTTGATGTCGATGACACCGGCGACAGGCTCAACAAGAAGATAAGGAAGGCCGAGAAGGAGTGGATTCCCTACGTCATCGTCGTCGGCAGGAACGAGAAGGAGCAGGGCACCGTAACCGTCAGGAGAAGGAGCGACGGAAGGCAGGTCGAGATGCAGCTCGAGGATCTCATCAAAGAGATAAAGGGTCAGGTCGAGGGCTTCCCGTACAGGCCGAGGCCCCTGCCGCTACTCCTCAGCAGAAGACCCAGGTTCAGGGGCTGA
- a CDS encoding TBP-interacting protein, which produces MEYGELSPRIKRVYAQVRYLDDYHWEISGDKIVGIHKKSNVRVTIDVADNKEHAEKLAEGEGVGIRIIAVPDKSVFYVHNGAFILTYRYIKATLADINDHIVWSGFKVVEDNGSLIQEDLYEYLGGVLINHIKNNMLAGQDYVFWQFYRCEACGKYVDVESLERHLKGHGIKHHEKSEERYEVFEINFRDGRVYDKYGKEVPLKEFSEEARDFLDEILAGTPPEGR; this is translated from the coding sequence ATGGAGTACGGTGAACTGAGCCCAAGGATAAAGAGGGTCTACGCTCAGGTGAGATACCTGGATGATTATCACTGGGAAATATCCGGCGACAAGATAGTGGGTATCCACAAGAAGAGCAACGTCAGGGTTACAATAGACGTCGCGGACAACAAGGAGCACGCGGAGAAGCTGGCCGAGGGAGAGGGGGTTGGAATACGGATAATAGCGGTTCCGGACAAGAGCGTGTTCTACGTCCACAACGGGGCGTTCATTCTCACCTACCGCTACATAAAGGCGACCCTTGCAGATATCAACGACCACATCGTATGGAGCGGCTTCAAGGTCGTTGAGGACAACGGCAGCTTAATCCAGGAGGACCTCTACGAGTACCTCGGAGGCGTCCTCATCAACCACATCAAGAACAACATGCTCGCCGGCCAGGACTACGTCTTCTGGCAGTTCTACAGGTGTGAAGCGTGCGGAAAGTACGTCGATGTCGAGAGCCTCGAGAGGCACCTGAAGGGGCACGGCATAAAGCACCACGAGAAGAGCGAGGAGCGCTACGAGGTCTTTGAGATAAACTTCAGGGACGGCAGGGTCTACGACAAGTACGGTAAGGAGGTCCCCCTGAAGGAGTTCAGCGAGGAGGCCAGGGACTTCCTGGATGAGATCCTCGCGGGAACACCCCCGGAGGGTAGATAA
- a CDS encoding DUF2067 family protein — MARAKKVITIHVRDDREKEEFMRELQRLRLPAFIYVHGKLNDLKINVQGTKEDIREAIRRIREIHNRVRAKLYPDKRGLYRYTIDDLFREAGASVSTPILVKTLELLGETVEVREGELVTSMPWEELVSLTGTLGGYLSDISLQTTRQIREVVLPAAVAYDLDPGEVIDILVNLGAAEWKEDKFKYELVKNKEQALEMLINHLKGEENED; from the coding sequence ATGGCGAGGGCTAAGAAGGTAATAACCATCCACGTCCGCGACGACAGGGAGAAGGAGGAGTTCATGCGGGAGCTTCAGCGTCTCCGCCTTCCGGCGTTCATATACGTCCACGGCAAGCTGAACGACCTGAAGATAAACGTCCAGGGGACGAAGGAGGACATCCGCGAGGCCATCCGCAGAATAAGGGAGATACACAACCGCGTCAGGGCCAAGCTCTACCCCGACAAACGCGGTCTCTACAGGTACACCATAGACGACCTCTTCAGAGAGGCGGGGGCCAGCGTTTCAACCCCCATCCTCGTAAAGACCCTCGAGCTCCTGGGCGAAACCGTTGAGGTGCGGGAGGGGGAGCTGGTAACGTCCATGCCCTGGGAGGAGCTGGTCTCCCTGACCGGAACCCTCGGTGGATACCTGTCCGACATCTCCCTCCAGACAACGCGGCAGATAAGGGAGGTCGTCCTGCCCGCCGCCGTTGCCTACGACCTCGATCCCGGGGAGGTAATCGATATCCTCGTAAACCTCGGCGCCGCCGAGTGGAAGGAGGATAAGTTTAAATACGAACTGGTGAAGAACAAGGAGCAGGCGCTGGAGATGCTGATTAACCACTTGAAGGGTGAGGAAAATGAAGATTGA
- the hjc gene encoding Holliday junction resolvase Hjc, which produces MRYRRGASAERELIKMLEKAGFAVVRSAGSKKVDIIAGNGKLYLCIEVKSTHDDRLYFSEEDYRKLTSFAERFGGRAVIAVKFINNGWRFFYPANLEKGGKNYKVSLQTKNYLTFDEVIGRQRSLEGVIERET; this is translated from the coding sequence ATGAGGTACAGAAGGGGAGCGAGCGCGGAGAGGGAACTCATAAAGATGCTCGAGAAGGCAGGTTTCGCGGTGGTGCGCTCCGCGGGGAGCAAGAAGGTTGACATCATAGCCGGAAATGGGAAACTCTACCTCTGCATAGAGGTCAAGAGTACCCACGACGACAGGCTCTACTTCAGCGAGGAGGACTACAGAAAGCTGACCTCCTTTGCCGAGCGGTTCGGGGGAAGGGCAGTCATAGCGGTCAAGTTCATCAACAACGGCTGGAGGTTCTTCTACCCGGCAAACCTGGAGAAAGGGGGCAAGAACTATAAGGTGAGCCTTCAAACAAAGAATTACCTCACCTTCGATGAAGTCATCGGAAGACAGAGGTCCCTCGAAGGGGTGATAGAACGTGAAACTTAG